From the genome of Phyllostomus discolor isolate MPI-MPIP mPhyDis1 chromosome 12, mPhyDis1.pri.v3, whole genome shotgun sequence, one region includes:
- the SLC7A10 gene encoding asc-type amino acid transporter 1, which yields MRPSVSAVRAAKAARLVSLPTDGQTDGQAASRIDGTAQGAGTQLDSEMAGPTQQPSGRGNAGPAPSPSPGPGPGPGASDRVTLKKEIGLFSACTIIIGNIIGSGIFISPKGVLEHSGSVGLALCVWVLGGGVTALGSLCYAELGVAVPKSGGDYAYVTEIFGGLSGFLLLWSAVLIMYPTSLAVISMTFSNYVLQPVFPNCIPPAAASRVLSMACLMLLTWVNSSSVRWATRIQDIFTGGKLLALSLIIGMGFVQIFQGHFEELRPSNAFDFWMTPSVGHLALAFLQGSFAFSGWNFLNYVTEELVDPRKNLPRAIFISIPLVTFVYTFTNIAYFTAMSPQELLASNAVAVTFGEKLLGYFSWVMPVSVALSTFGGINGYLFTSSRLCFSGAREGHLPSLLAMIHVRRCTPIPALLVCCGATAVIMLVGDTYTLINYVSFINYLCYGITILGLLVLRWRRPALHRPIKVNLLVPATYLVFWAFLLVFSFISEPMVCGVGVIIILTGVPVFFLGVFWRSKPKCVHRVTESMTRWGQKLCFVVYPQGAPEEEENGPFQPSPLSSLDKPLKTQ from the exons ATGCGCCCGTCTGTGAGCGCTGTCCGGGCTGCAAAGGCTGCGAGGTTAGTGAGCTTACCCACAGACGGACAGACCGACGGACAGGCGGCCAGTCGCATAGACGGGACAGCGCAGGGAGCGGGGACGCAGCTGGACAGCGAAATGGCCGGCCCCACGCAGCAGCCGAGCGGGCGCGGGAACGCCGGCCCTGCGCCCTCGCCTTCCCCCGGCCCAGGGCCGGGCCCCGGCGCCTCGGACCGGGTGACGCTCAAGAAGGAGATCGGGCTGTTTAGCGCCTGCACCATCATCATCG GGAACATCATAGGCTCCGGGATCTTCATCTCCCCCAAGGGGGTCCTGGAGCACTCTGGCTCCGTGGGTCTGGCCCTCTGCGTCTGGGTCCTGGGCGGGGGCGTCACCGCCCTGGGCTCCCTGTGCTACGCAGAGCTGGGAGTTGCCGTCCCTAAGTCTGGTGGAGACTATGCCTATGTCACTGAGATCTTCGGGGGCCTGTCCGG CTTCCTGCTGCTCTGGAGTGCAGTCCTCATCATGTACCCCACCAGCCTGGCTGTCATCTCCATGACCTTCTCCAACTACGTACTGCAGCCCGTGTTCCCCAACTGCATCCCCCCTGCTGCAGCCTCCCGAGTGCTCTCCATGGCCTGCCTGA TGCTCCTGACGTGGGTGAACAGCTCCAGTGTGCGCTGGGCCACAcgcatccaggacatcttcacCGGCGGGAAGCTGCTGGCCCTGTCGCTCATCATTGGCATGGGCTTTGTCCAGATCTTCCAAG GACACTTCGAGGAGCTGAGGCCCAGCAATGCCTTCGACTTCTGGATGACGCCCTCTGTGGGCCACCTGGCGCTGGCCTTTCTGCAGGGCTCCTTCGCCTTCAGCGGCTGGAACTTCCTCAACTACGTCACCGAGGAACTAGTTGACCCTCGGAA GAACCTACCTCGAGCCATCTTCATCTCCATCCCGCTGGTGACTTTTGTGTACACCTTCACCAACATCGCCTACTTCACCGCCATGTCCCCCCAGGAGCTGCTGGCTTCCAACGCAGTGGCCGTG ACCTTCGGGGAGAAGCTGCTGGGCTACTTTTCTTGGGTCATGCCCGTGTCCGTGGCACTTTCCACTTTCGGAGGGATCAATGGCTACCTGTTCACCTCCTCCAG gCTGTGCTTCTCTGGAGCCCGAGAGGGGCACCTGCCCAGCCTGCTGGCCATGATTCACGTCAGACGCTGTacccccatccctgccctcctCGTCTGC TGCGGGGCCACGGCGGTGATCATGCTTGTGGGAGACACGTACACGCTCATCAACTACGTGTCCTTCATCAACTACCTCTGCTACGGCATCACCATCCTGGGCCTGCTCGTGCTGCGCTGGAGGCGGCCGGCACTCCACAGGCCCATTAAG GTGAACCTCCTTGTCCCCGCCACGTACTTGGTCTTCTGGGCCTTCCTGCTGGTCTTCAGCTTTATCTCAGAGCCTATGGTGTGTGGGGTCGGCGTCATCATCATCCTCACCGGGGTGCCCGTTTTCTTCCTGGGCGTGTTCTGGAGAAGCAAACCAAAGTGTGTGCACAGAGTCACAG AATCAATGACACGCTGGGGCCAGAAGCTGTGTTTTGTGGTCTACCCCCAGGGCGCCCCGGAGGAGGAGGAAAACGGCcccttccagccctccccactaTCCTCCTTGGACAAGCCCTTGAAGACACAATGA
- the LRP3 gene encoding low-density lipoprotein receptor-related protein 3, whose translation MEQRAPAGPEGAPGARAQLAVVCLVNIVLTGRLSSAVPALAACSGKLEQHTERRGVIYSPAWPLNYPPGTNCSWYIQGDRGDMITISFRNFDVEESHQCSLDWLMLGPAAPPRQEAFRLCGSAIPPAFISTRDHVWIFFHSDASSSGQAQGFRLSYIRGKLGQASCQADEFRCDNGKCLPGPWQCNTVDECGDGSDEGNCSAPASEPPGSLCPAGTFPCSGARSTRCLPVERRCDGTQDCGDGSDEAGCPDLACGRRLGSFYGSFASPDLFGAARGPSDLHCTWLVDTQDQRRVLLQLELRLGYDDYVQVYEGLGERGDRLLQTLSYRSNHRPVSLEAAQGRLTVAYHARARSAGHGFNATYQVKGYCLPWEQPCGSSVEGVTDDTGEQGCFLESQRCDGWWHCASGRDEQGCPACPPDQYPCEGGSGLCYAPADRCNNQKSCPDGADEKNCFSCQPGTFHCGTNLCIFETWRCDGQEDCQDGSDEHGCLAAVPRKVITAALIGSLVCGLLLVIALGCAFKLYSLRTQEYRAFETQMTRLEAEFVRREAPPSYGQLIAQGLIPPVEDFPVYSASQASMLQNLRTAMRRQMRRHASRRGPSRRRLGRLWNRLFHRPRAPRGQIPLLTAARTSQTVLGDGLLQPAPGAALDPPAPLTDTGSPGADGDQSPTAPSHAPEVVPSVLPASGLQDPEYRPVDKDRKACRDPLVDSPAPVDTPQEPRSAQDPHPPPPTASSTLGLHPPEPLGVCRSPPPLCSPVLEASDDEALLVC comes from the exons ATGGAGCAGCGGGCGCCCGCGGGGCCGGAGGGGGCGCCGGGCGCCCGGGCGCAGCTGGCCGTTGTCTGCTTGG TGAACATCGTTCTCACCGGCCGGCTCAGCAGTGCAGTTCCTGCTTTAG CTGCCTGCAGCGGGAAACTGGAGCAGCACACGGAACGGCGTGGCGTCATCTACAGTCCGGCCTGGCCCCTCAACTACCCGCCGGGCACCAACTGCAGCTGGTACATCCAGGGTGACCGTGGAGACATGATCACCATCAG CTTCCGCAACTTCGACGTGGAGGAGTCCCACCAGTGCTCCCTGGACTGGCTCATGCTGGGCCCAGCGGCCCCGCCTCGCCAGGAGGCCTTCCGGCTCTGCGGCTCTGCCATCCCGCCGGCCTTCATCTCCACCCGGGACCATGTCTGGATCTTCTTCCACTCTGACGCCTCCAGCTCCGGCCAGGCCCAGGGTTTCCGTCTCTCATACATCCGAG GGAAGCTGGGCCAGGCGTCCTGCCAGGCGGACGAGTTCCGCTGTGACAACGGCAAGTGCCTGCCGGGCCCATGGCAGTGCAACACGGTGGATGAGTGTGGTGATGGCTCCGACGAGGGCAACTGCTCAGCGCCTGCCTCTGAGCCCCCTGGCAGCCTGTGCCCCGCGGGCACCTTCCCCTGCAGTGGGGCACGCTCCACGCGCTGCCTGCCTGTCGAGCGGCGCTGTGACGGCACGCAGGACTGCGGCGATGGCTCCGACGAGGCTGGCTGCCCTGACCTGGCGTGTGGCCGGCGGCTGGGCAGCTTCTATGGCTCCTTTGCCTCCCCAGACCTGTTCGGTGCGGCCCGAGGGCCCTCAGACCTTCACTGCACGTGGCTGGTGGACACCCAGGACCAGCGACGGGTGCTGCTGCAGCTGGAGCTGCGGCTGGGCTACGACGACTACGTGCAGGTGTACGAGGGCCTGGGCGAGCGCGGGGACCGCCTGCTGCAGACGCTGTCCTACCGCAGCAACCACCGGCCCGTGAGCCTTGAGGCCGCCCAGGGCCGCCTCACGGTGGCCTACCACGCTCGTGCCCGCAGCGCCGGCCACGGCTTCAACGCCACCTACCAGGTGAAGGGCTACTGCCTCCCGTGGGAGCAGCCCTGCGGGAGCAGCGTCGAGGGCGTCACGGATGACACGGGTGAGCAGGGCTGCTTCTTAGAATCGCAGCGCTGCGATGGCTGGTGGCACTGTGCCAGCGGCCGAGACGAGCAGGGctgccccgcctgcccgcccgaCCAGTACCCCTGTGAAGGGGGCAGTGGCCTGTGCTACGCACCTGCCGACCGCTGCAACAACCAGAAAAGCTGCCCGGATGGCGCCGATGAGAAGAACTGTTTCTCCTGCCAGCCCGGCACCTTCCACTGTGGCACCAACCTGTGCATCTTTGAGACGTGGCGCTGCGACGGCCAGGAGGACTGCCAGGATGGCAGCGACGAGCACGGCTGCCTGGCGGCCGTGCCCCGGAAGGTCATCACCGCGGCCCTCATCGGCAGCCTGGTCTGCGGCCTGCTGCTCGTCATCGCCTTGGGCTGTGCCTTCAAACTTTACTCCCTGCGCACGCAGGAGTACAG GGCCTTTGAGACCCAGATGACACGCCTGGAGGCTGAGTTTGTGCGGCGAGAAGCACCCCCGTCCTACGGGCAGCTCATCGCACAGGGCCTCATCCCACCCGTGGAGGACTTTCCTGTCTACAGTGCGTCCCAG GCCTCCATGCTACAGAACCTTCGCACAGCCATGCGGAGACAGATGCGCCGGCACGCCTCCCGCCGAGGACCCTCTCGCCGCCGGCTGGGTCGCCTGTGGAATCGGCTCTTTCACCGGCCCCGGGCCCCGCGGGGACAGATCCCGCTGCTGACTGCTGCCCGCACCTCACAGACAGTGCTGGGCGACGGGCTCCTCCAGCCTGCACCGGGGGCCGCCCTGGACCCCCCGGCACCCCTCACGGacacaggcagccctggggcggATGGAGACCAgtcccccactgcccccagccaCGCACCAGAGGTGGTGCCTTCTGTGCTGCCCGCCTCGGGCCTGCAGGACCCAGAGTACAGGCCAGTGGACAAGGACAGGAAGGCCTGCAGGGACCCTCTGGTGGACAGCCCAGCTCCCGTGGACACGCCCCAGGAGCCCCGCTCGGCCCAGgaccctcaccccccaccccccactgccagCAGTACCCTAGGTCTTCACCCGCCAGAGCCACTTGGTGTCTGCAGGAGCCCCCCACCACTCTGCTCCCCAGTGTTGGAGGCCAGTGATGACGAGGCCCTGCTGGTCTGCTGA